From the genome of bacterium, one region includes:
- a CDS encoding 5-methyltetrahydropteroyltriglutamate--homocysteine methyltransferase, producing the protein MRIPSEPIGSIPRSQSLIEAMRAFSTGGITHETMDEQYRKAVIETMRLFEATGSKVITDGEQSKPSFATYPIHGAQNLGAGGVTIPFADGHTRQLPVLTSGPFRYQTYADSYLSFAQQYAHLPIKQAVISASALSLLYPQAGIEGYSRTEFLKDLTDENEKDIRRCLDQGAHNVQVDFTEGRLALKLDPSKSLLKSFIDLNQQVLDRFSPEQRRKIGIHTCPGGDQDSTHSADVDYAQLLPELFQMEFGNFYIQLASEKDPRRVLQLIKGCLRPGQKVFVGVIDPID; encoded by the coding sequence ATGCGAATTCCATCAGAGCCAATCGGCAGTATTCCAAGATCACAATCATTAATAGAGGCAATGCGCGCCTTCAGCACGGGAGGAATCACTCACGAAACCATGGACGAGCAATATCGAAAAGCCGTAATCGAAACAATGCGGCTCTTTGAAGCCACCGGCTCGAAAGTCATCACGGATGGTGAGCAGAGCAAACCAAGTTTTGCAACTTATCCGATTCATGGTGCGCAGAATTTGGGAGCCGGCGGCGTGACGATCCCGTTTGCAGATGGGCACACCCGGCAATTGCCGGTGCTCACTTCTGGTCCATTCCGTTATCAGACATATGCCGATTCTTATCTGTCATTTGCTCAGCAGTATGCTCATCTTCCGATCAAACAAGCTGTGATATCCGCATCGGCTCTCAGTCTGCTTTACCCGCAAGCAGGAATTGAAGGTTACTCCAGAACAGAATTCTTAAAAGATTTGACGGATGAAAATGAGAAGGATATTCGGCGTTGTCTGGATCAAGGAGCCCACAACGTTCAGGTCGATTTCACCGAAGGCAGATTGGCTTTGAAGCTGGATCCTTCCAAGAGTTTGTTAAAAAGCTTTATCGACTTGAATCAGCAGGTTCTGGACCGGTTTTCTCCGGAACAAAGAAGGAAAATAGGGATTCACACCTGTCCAGGAGGCGACCAGGACTCCACTCACAGCGCTGATGTGGATTATGCGCAATTATTGCCAGAGCTCTTTCAGATGGAGTTCGGAAATTTCTACATTCAACTGGCAAGTGAAAAGGACCCACGACGCGTATTGCAGCTGATCAAAGGGTGCCTGCGTCCCGGACAAAAGGTCTTCGTTGGAGTCATCGATCCGATTGAT
- the egtB gene encoding ergothioneine biosynthesis protein EgtB codes for MMKDVQVSQQLQNYMSVRQRTEELCRPLETEDYVIQSMPDVSPAKWHLGHTTWFFETFLLQKYQPGYKPYHEVYGYLFNSYYETIGERWARANRGLLSRPTVSEVYAYRAAVDERMRELMESGSLDSNFHFLLELGLNHEQQHEELLITDIKNVLALNPLKPVYQSRSVSSAPDAATNRYLQFAGGLVEIGFAGSGFSFDNERPKHRVWLNDFSLQNRLVTNGDYLQFMKDGGYSDFRHWLSDGWALVQQEVWKSPMYWEDRDGEWHVMTLSGLQRVNLSEPVCHVSYYEADAYAKWARKRLPSEAEWEHAAGNVEEQIDSGNFVEAGNFHPLPCGAGDWSAHSPMQMFGDVWEWTQSGYLPYPGFQPEPGAVGEYNGKFMSDQMILRGGSCATPRNHIRKTYRNFFQCDKRWQFTGIRLASDE; via the coding sequence ATGATGAAGGACGTGCAGGTTTCGCAGCAGCTACAAAACTATATGTCGGTAAGGCAAAGGACCGAGGAACTGTGCCGCCCGCTCGAGACCGAAGATTACGTCATCCAGAGCATGCCGGATGTGAGTCCTGCAAAATGGCATCTGGGACACACCACGTGGTTTTTTGAGACCTTCTTGCTCCAAAAATATCAGCCCGGCTACAAGCCTTACCATGAAGTCTACGGTTATCTATTTAATTCCTATTACGAAACGATAGGGGAACGGTGGGCGCGCGCAAACCGCGGACTTCTGTCCCGGCCCACAGTAAGTGAAGTCTATGCTTATCGCGCGGCTGTGGATGAACGTATGCGAGAGTTGATGGAGTCCGGCTCGCTGGATTCGAATTTTCATTTTTTGCTTGAGCTGGGCCTGAATCACGAACAACAACATGAGGAGCTGCTGATCACAGACATCAAGAATGTTCTTGCGTTAAATCCACTCAAACCGGTTTATCAATCGCGGTCTGTAAGTTCCGCTCCAGATGCTGCGACCAATCGATACCTGCAGTTTGCAGGAGGACTCGTCGAAATCGGATTTGCCGGCTCCGGTTTTTCATTTGACAATGAGCGCCCAAAACATCGAGTGTGGCTAAACGACTTCTCTTTGCAAAATCGTCTGGTTACGAATGGCGACTATTTGCAATTTATGAAAGATGGCGGCTATTCCGATTTCAGGCACTGGTTATCCGATGGCTGGGCCCTGGTGCAGCAGGAGGTTTGGAAGTCCCCGATGTATTGGGAAGATAGAGATGGTGAATGGCACGTCATGACTCTTTCCGGTCTGCAACGCGTGAATCTATCCGAACCTGTTTGTCATGTCAGCTACTATGAAGCGGATGCGTATGCAAAATGGGCCCGCAAACGCCTTCCGTCAGAAGCGGAATGGGAACACGCGGCAGGCAACGTTGAAGAGCAAATAGACTCCGGAAATTTTGTTGAAGCCGGCAATTTCCATCCCCTGCCTTGTGGTGCGGGCGACTGGTCGGCGCACTCTCCGATGCAAATGTTTGGAGACGTTTGGGAGTGGACCCAGAGCGGCTACTTACCTTACCCCGGATTTCAGCCGGAGCCCGGCGCCGTAGGCGAATACAACGGAAAGTTCATGAGTGATCAAATGATTCTCCGCGGAGGATCCTGCGCAACCCCGCGAAATCACATTCGGAAAACCTACCGTAACTTTTTCCAGTGCGATAAGCGCTGGCAATTTACAGGAATTCGACTCGCTTCCGATGAATAA